CGAGGCCGAGCAGTTTCGGAATGCTTGGCCCGTGGACATCGATATCCAGCAAGCCGACCTGTTTGCCGGATTCAGCCAACGCGACCGCAAGATTTGCCGCTACCGTGCTCTTGCCCACGCCCCCTTTGCCGGAGAGCACGAGAATTTTATGTTTGATCCGGCAGAGGTTTTCGTACAAAGCTTGCCGCTCGCGAAATGCCTCGTCAGTTTCCGCTTCGCTTTTCTGTCTTGCCGGGCATTCCGAAACCGGGCAACTCTCACATGGTTTCTTTTTCTGATCCATGCACTTCTCCCCTTCGGTAGATTATCGATATTCTGTCTTTGAAAACGTCTTGTGATGAAAACGATTGCCGCTCTCGGGCTCACGGGTTATCCGCAATCGTCCCATTTAAATATGCCAATTTGCAAGCACTTAAGAAACCCCTGTAATGACGGAGAGACTTGCAGGAAGGTCCTCATGACTGAACCAGAAAACAGCTCATCTACCAGCGGGAAAACCGGACCGGTTATTGAGGCGGGAGAACAGGCAGGACGTTTTGGAGATGCGTCTTCGTCTCCTTTTTCAGTCCGAGAAATTGGACGCCTGCGGTATAGAGCGAGGTCCTCTCGTCGAAGGTGTGCCACATGATCTTTGCCGGGGTGACGACATGCACCGAGGGTCTGCCTGCCACCTTCATCTCGAACGAGAGATTAAAGACCGATTCGTGCGAGATGTCAAAGTCGGTGGTAAAGCAGAGCCCGTCGATGCTGATATTGAGCACCCTTAATTGGTGTCCCCTTTCCCCGGGAAAAGTTGCGGCCGCAAACAGTGAGTCGGGTGCCTTATATCTGGGAAATCGTCGTCTCTCGTGCATATTTTGAGCTTTTTCCGCCCTTTCGTTCCGGAGTGAGCCGCAGGCATAACGGCTGCCGGCACTGGATTTCTCACAAAGGCTGACCGGCATCCGATCAGGCAGCAGCCTCTTCCGGATCAATAGGCATAGATCGCCATGATCGCCAGAAACAAACCAAAAGCAAATCCAATGCCATAAAGCATTCGGACGGTGGACTCGGGCAGAGCCATAAACCAGTCCACCAGCAGTTTATACTTTCCGGGAAAGAACGCCATCAATATGGCTCCGGACAAGATAGATATGGCTACGAGGAGCATAACGATTCGCGGCCCGAAAATTTCCCCGCCAACTGCCGCGAAAATAAGCAAGGAAAGAACGAACAAAATTGAACCAACTATGCGCACCAGCGTCGAATCGTGCGCCAATTCTGTCGCTATCGATTTCATTTTTGTGGGGAACAAAAAGCCGTATCCGCGCGTAATCATGATGAATATGCCGAGGAGTATCGTGACAGGCTTAAGCATGGAACCCAAAACCAGCGAATTTAACTGTGGCTTTCACTCTTGAATTTCGAAGGCGTCGTCCCAACAGTCGCTTTGAATATTTTCGTGAAGTAACTCTGATCGGAAAAACCTGTTTTCGCGGCAATCTCGCCAAGATTCAGATCGGTCGTCCGAAGCAAGCGTTTCGCCTCGGAAACGCGCAGCGAAATGACATAATCGGTGAAGCCCGTGCCGCAATGTTTTACGATGAGGGCATTGAGCGGTTTTTCCTTCAGTCCGAACCTTGCGCCAACTGTCGCCAGCGTCAGCTTTTTCGAGAGATTCTTTTCGATGTATCCCTGGATCGCCTTCACCTGTCGCGGGCGCGGCTCGCATGCGAGCTCGCCGGCCAGGCAGACGAACTGTTCGCACAGGCGCACAAGCCTCTTCTTGCCCTCCGGCCCGCGCGTCAGCCCGAGCGCATCCTTCAGGAGGGCCGCCTGCTGCTCCTGGATCTGCCGGGGTGCGCGACGATTTCGGAGAAGCACGCGCAACATGCGCGCAAACATTTCGGCCGCATCGGCGCGAGGAACTTGAAGGTCGCCCGCCGCTCTATTTGCCGGCTGCAGGTATTCGTTCAATGCCCGCAGCGCGTCGTCTTGCCGCCTTTCGTGAAGGAGACGAATGATCTCCTTCTCCGCCCCATCCCGACGTCGAGCAGCATCGCGGCACGCCCGCTCTTTCTTCGGCTCCTTTCGCTTCTCCGGGGGAAAAACGAGTGAGGCCTGCTCAGGGCCGACAAAAGTGAAAGCGGGCGCCGCAACGGGAGCGGGAGCATGCATGGCCGGCCGCGAAATAACAGCCGGAATCAACTCGAGCAGAAATGCGGCAACTGACCTGAACTGCCCGCGCGAAACGACGGCAAGATGATTCAGGGAATCGATCAGTACCCTCGATTCGATCCCCTGTCTGATCGCAATCTCTTCGAGGTGACGGGCAAGCGCCGCATCGGGTTTCATCAGGAGCGCTCCGCCGCAGATCAATGCCGTCTGAAGCGTCTTCTCTTCATGCAGGATGGGAATCGCCCATGCCGCCAGACGGGAATGACAGGTGAAGATGTACGGCCGGCGAAGCGAGCGAGCAAGCCTGATCGCGGAAGAATGGGCTCCGGCGCATCGCTCCGGAAAAACTCCATCGCGAAGAAAGACAGCGCAGGGACCCGCCGCTTCCGTTACCGCACCGTCGGCTATCGGATTGCCATCGCATCCGCACAATTTCATCTGCAGCCCGACAACGGCAGCGAATGAGTGCAGGAGCGGGACGACGGGCTGAAGCAGCTTTCGTTCCACTTCATTTTGGGAATCAATACCGCTCGGCGCCAAAGGAGGACTCCTTGACGAGCCGGCAAGACAATGCCTTAGACGGGAATCGGCAGTCCGACTTCGTCCTGATCGCCCGCAAAAATCCTGATATCAGCGCGCCCCATCTTCTTCAGGTGAGCGTCCACGAGGGAGAGCGCGTGATCGGCGCAGTTGGCCTCGCGGCTGATATGAGCAAGCACGACCGTATGCAGCGTGTCATGCACGAGCTCGCCCAGGAGCGCGAGCGCGGCTTCATTCGACATGTGACCCGTCTTGCTGAGAATCCGCTGCTT
This DNA window, taken from Candidatus Abyssobacteria bacterium SURF_5, encodes the following:
- a CDS encoding PilZ domain-containing protein produces the protein MPVSLCEKSSAGSRYACGSLRNERAEKAQNMHERRRFPRYKAPDSLFAAATFPGERGHQLRVLNISIDGLCFTTDFDISHESVFNLSFEMKVAGRPSVHVVTPAKIMWHTFDERTSLYTAGVQFLGLKKETKTHLQNVLPVLPPQ
- a CDS encoding helix-turn-helix domain-containing protein, producing MAPSGIDSQNEVERKLLQPVVPLLHSFAAVVGLQMKLCGCDGNPIADGAVTEAAGPCAVFLRDGVFPERCAGAHSSAIRLARSLRRPYIFTCHSRLAAWAIPILHEEKTLQTALICGGALLMKPDAALARHLEEIAIRQGIESRVLIDSLNHLAVVSRGQFRSVAAFLLELIPAVISRPAMHAPAPVAAPAFTFVGPEQASLVFPPEKRKEPKKERACRDAARRRDGAEKEIIRLLHERRQDDALRALNEYLQPANRAAGDLQVPRADAAEMFARMLRVLLRNRRAPRQIQEQQAALLKDALGLTRGPEGKKRLVRLCEQFVCLAGELACEPRPRQVKAIQGYIEKNLSKKLTLATVGARFGLKEKPLNALIVKHCGTGFTDYVISLRVSEAKRLLRTTDLNLGEIAAKTGFSDQSYFTKIFKATVGTTPSKFKSESHS